A genomic stretch from Arachis stenosperma cultivar V10309 chromosome 3, arast.V10309.gnm1.PFL2, whole genome shotgun sequence includes:
- the LOC130965400 gene encoding LOW QUALITY PROTEIN: elongation factor 1-alpha (The sequence of the model RefSeq protein was modified relative to this genomic sequence to represent the inferred CDS: inserted 1 base in 1 codon) → MSLYYLILWFTSQVIIMNHPGXGQGYAPVLDCHTSHIAVKFAELQTKIDRRSGKELEKEPKFLKNGDAGMVKMIPTKPMVVETFAEYPPLGRFAVRDMRQTVAVGVIKSVEKKDASAKITKSAAKKAAK, encoded by the exons tctttattatcttatcttatggTTCACCTCTCAAGTCATCATCATGAACCACCCTG CAGGCCAAGGTTATGCTCCAGTCCTTGACTGCCACACCTCACACATTGCTGTCAAGTTTGCTGAGCTCCAGACCAAGATTGATAGGCGTTCTGGCAAAGAGCTCGAGAAGGAGCCCAAGTTTCTTAAGAATGGTGATGCTGGTATGGTGAAGATGATTCCCACAAAGCCAATGGTTGTTGAGACTTTTGCTGAGTACCCTCCACTTGGAAGGTTTGCTGTGAGGGACATGCGTCAAACTGTTGCTGTTGGTGTCATCAAGAGCGTTGAGAAGAAGGATGCTTCTGCTAAGATCACTAAATCTGCTGCCAAGAAAGCTGCCAAATGA